In Holophagales bacterium, one DNA window encodes the following:
- the guaB gene encoding IMP dehydrogenase, with amino-acid sequence MSESRLEPRLALTFDDVLIVPGLSEVHPASVDLATRLGRDIVLNIPVISAAMDTVTESRLAIALAQEGGLGVVHKNLPIDLQAQEVDKVKRSEAGMIVDPITMRPEQKIREALSMMAQYKISGVPVTDSNGHLVGILTNRDLRFEADPDKTIGELMTREELVTVPEGTTLEEAKELLHRHKIEKLLVVDRDGNLKGLITVKDIQKMIEYPNACKDRLGRLRVGGAVGAAGDFLDRAAALVAAKVDLLVLDSSHAHSRGVLDATEKLRQRFPEVALMVGNVATAEGARDLAERGVDVIKVGIGPGSICTTRIVTGAGVPQITAIRDCVAAAAERGVAVVADGGIKFSGDISKAIAAGAHAVMIGSLFAGTEESPGETILYQGRTYKAYRGMGSLSAMTRGSADRYFQDGGAALSKLVPEGIEGMVPHKGSVHQMLPQLTGGLRSGMGLAGAATIDELRTKARFVQVTAAGLKESHAHDVIITKESPNYWIER; translated from the coding sequence ATGTCCGAGTCGCGCCTCGAGCCCCGTCTCGCCCTCACCTTCGACGACGTGCTGATCGTTCCCGGGCTGTCCGAGGTCCACCCGGCGTCGGTCGATCTCGCCACCCGCCTGGGGCGCGACATCGTGCTGAACATCCCGGTGATCTCGGCGGCGATGGACACCGTCACCGAGTCGCGGTTGGCGATCGCTCTCGCCCAGGAGGGCGGGCTCGGCGTGGTGCACAAGAACCTGCCGATCGACCTGCAGGCGCAGGAGGTCGACAAGGTCAAGCGCAGCGAGGCCGGGATGATCGTCGATCCCATCACCATGCGACCGGAGCAGAAGATCCGCGAAGCGCTGTCGATGATGGCGCAGTACAAGATCTCCGGGGTACCGGTGACCGACTCGAACGGCCATCTCGTGGGCATCCTCACCAATCGCGACCTGCGGTTCGAAGCCGACCCCGACAAGACGATCGGCGAGTTGATGACCCGCGAGGAGCTCGTCACCGTGCCGGAAGGGACGACGCTCGAGGAGGCCAAGGAGCTTCTCCACCGCCACAAGATCGAGAAGCTCCTGGTGGTCGACCGGGACGGGAACCTGAAGGGCCTGATCACGGTCAAGGACATCCAGAAAATGATCGAGTACCCCAACGCCTGCAAGGACCGGCTCGGCCGCCTGCGGGTCGGGGGCGCGGTCGGAGCCGCGGGCGACTTCCTCGATCGCGCCGCCGCGCTCGTTGCCGCGAAGGTCGACCTCCTTGTGCTCGATTCCTCGCACGCCCACAGCCGCGGTGTTCTCGACGCGACCGAGAAGCTGCGCCAGCGCTTCCCCGAAGTCGCCCTGATGGTCGGCAACGTCGCGACGGCCGAAGGTGCCAGGGACCTGGCCGAACGCGGGGTGGACGTAATCAAGGTGGGCATCGGACCCGGCTCGATCTGCACCACCCGGATCGTCACGGGCGCCGGGGTGCCGCAGATCACCGCCATTCGCGACTGTGTCGCGGCGGCGGCGGAGCGCGGCGTCGCCGTGGTCGCCGACGGCGGCATCAAGTTCTCGGGCGACATCAGCAAGGCGATCGCGGCCGGCGCTCACGCCGTGATGATCGGCTCGCTCTTCGCCGGCACCGAGGAGAGCCCGGGCGAGACGATCCTCTACCAGGGTCGCACCTACAAGGCCTATCGCGGCATGGGCTCCCTCTCCGCGATGACTCGCGGCAGCGCCGACCGCTACTTCCAGGACGGCGGCGCGGCGCTCTCGAAGCTCGTCCCCGAGGGGATCGAGGGGATGGTGCCGCACAAGGGGAGCGTCCACCAGATGCTGCCGCAGCTCACCGGCGGATTGCGTTCCGGAATGGGGCTCGCCGGTGCGGCGACGATCGACGAGCTGCGCACCAAGGCGCGCTTCGTCCAGGTCACCGCGGCCGGCTTGAAGGAAAGCCACGCCCACGACGTGATCATCACCAAGGAATCGCCGAACTACTGGATCGAACGGTAG
- a CDS encoding response regulator has translation MARYRVAVIDDDPDALSLLGEYLELSGFEVVTCGSSMTALARLEPRPPDLILLDIQMPGKDGFQLLAELRAHLRFEEIPVIFVSSLDRPNLKVKGLELGADDFVVKPFNRAELIARVRAALRRSARFRRLAGCLGGDLADVPLPTLLQTLGLAGKTATVRLPLETGDAARTAIGDDPTEDRPFTATIALRRGMFLGARFGGTTGRDALTRLCLLEAGRFETDFDRVDSELEGPPQPIESILLDAVVEIDEVAAVLAAIGGLDVLLTRSTPAAGAVNRHADARFTLRGPTTPRRLLLASDGTLTESAARILAAVQDDELTAASEPRGG, from the coding sequence ATGGCGCGCTATCGCGTCGCCGTCATCGACGACGACCCCGACGCCCTGAGCCTCCTCGGCGAGTACCTGGAGCTCTCGGGCTTCGAGGTCGTGACCTGCGGCTCGTCGATGACGGCCCTCGCCCGCCTCGAGCCGCGCCCGCCGGACCTGATCCTGCTCGACATCCAGATGCCGGGGAAGGACGGATTTCAACTCCTCGCCGAGCTGCGTGCCCACCTGCGTTTCGAGGAGATCCCGGTCATCTTCGTCTCCAGCCTCGATCGGCCGAACCTCAAAGTGAAGGGCCTCGAGCTCGGCGCCGACGACTTCGTCGTCAAGCCGTTCAACCGAGCCGAGCTGATCGCCCGCGTGCGGGCCGCGCTGCGACGGAGCGCGCGGTTCCGGCGACTCGCTGGCTGCCTCGGGGGCGATCTGGCCGACGTGCCGCTACCGACGCTCCTGCAAACCCTCGGGCTGGCTGGCAAGACGGCAACGGTCCGGCTCCCTCTCGAGACCGGTGACGCGGCCCGGACCGCGATCGGCGACGACCCCACCGAGGACCGCCCGTTCACCGCGACGATCGCCCTGCGTCGCGGCATGTTCCTCGGTGCCCGTTTCGGCGGGACCACGGGTCGGGACGCCCTCACTCGCCTCTGCCTGCTCGAGGCCGGGCGATTCGAGACCGACTTCGACCGGGTCGACAGCGAGCTCGAGGGCCCACCACAGCCGATCGAATCGATCTTGCTCGACGCCGTCGTGGAGATCGACGAGGTCGCCGCGGTTCTTGCGGCAATCGGCGGCCTGGACGTACTGTTGACTCGCTCGACGCCGGCGGCCGGGGCCGTGAACCGGCATGCCGACGCGCGCTTCACGCTTCGAGGCCCGACGACGCCGCGGAGGCTCTTGCTCGCGAGTGACGGAACCCTGACCGAGTCGGCCGCCCGGATTCTGGCGGCAGTGCAGGACGATGAGCTCACGGCGGCCAGCGAGCCGCGAGGAGGATGA
- a CDS encoding ParA family protein, with the protein MRRILTVASQKGGVGKTTTALNLAYSLGRLGASVLLFDLDPQSGLALATNLRRRTELGLVDFLKRQAGADEIRVSTRDGVFSMIGLGQLTAADMQPFERAAWDGTLGRAIEALSRGFQVVLVDAPAGVGGVVRALLAASDGVLLVVNPRTLAVKSLPPFLALVEDVAQASNPRLQIEGVLVSMINEGSLAEAQVLEQLGGVLPEGVAFRTQIPADDMFEQASLRSLPLALLPGGETFARLYMDLAAELRERELAATREASADDEPGLF; encoded by the coding sequence TTGCGCCGCATCCTGACCGTGGCCAGTCAGAAGGGGGGCGTCGGCAAGACGACGACGGCGCTCAACCTCGCCTACTCCTTGGGTCGTCTCGGCGCGAGCGTCCTGCTCTTCGACCTCGACCCGCAGAGCGGTCTCGCCCTCGCCACCAACCTGCGTCGACGGACCGAGCTCGGCCTCGTCGACTTCCTCAAGCGGCAGGCAGGCGCCGACGAGATTCGCGTCAGTACCCGTGACGGCGTCTTCTCGATGATCGGCCTCGGACAGCTCACCGCGGCCGACATGCAGCCGTTCGAACGCGCGGCCTGGGATGGCACGCTCGGACGCGCGATCGAAGCGCTCTCGCGCGGCTTCCAGGTCGTTCTCGTCGATGCGCCGGCCGGAGTCGGTGGCGTCGTCCGGGCGCTGCTCGCCGCGAGCGACGGCGTCCTGTTGGTGGTCAATCCTCGGACCCTGGCGGTCAAATCGCTGCCACCGTTCCTGGCATTGGTCGAGGACGTCGCCCAGGCGAGCAACCCTCGCCTGCAAATCGAAGGGGTCCTCGTCTCGATGATCAACGAGGGCAGCCTGGCCGAGGCTCAGGTTCTCGAGCAACTCGGCGGCGTGCTGCCGGAGGGCGTCGCCTTCCGCACCCAGATCCCGGCCGACGACATGTTCGAGCAGGCGAGCCTGCGGAGCCTGCCCCTGGCCCTCCTGCCGGGCGGCGAGACCTTCGCGCGCCTTTACATGGACCTCGCCGCCGAGCTGCGCGAACGAGAGCTCGCGGCCACTCGGGAGGCCTCCGCCGATGACGAACCCGGCCTCTTCTGA
- a CDS encoding DUF1579 domain-containing protein has product MRISIRALVVFAGLVLASLVPAARAEQPPAGTAATPPPMSAEQQAAMQAYVKAMTPGPEHEWLASGAGHWTFKGKFWDGSGAPPTESTGTAERSMLLGGRVAMEKVVSEVMGMPFEGMGLTGYDNVTGRYWSTWNDNMSTGVMTSTGSCDRAAKLCRFEGSYSDPMSGKVKSNRMELQQISPDEEVARSYEIGPDGKEHLTMELTYSRKR; this is encoded by the coding sequence ATGAGGATCTCGATCCGAGCTCTCGTCGTCTTCGCCGGCCTCGTCCTGGCGAGCCTCGTGCCCGCCGCGCGGGCGGAGCAACCTCCGGCGGGCACTGCCGCGACCCCACCGCCGATGAGCGCCGAGCAACAGGCGGCGATGCAGGCCTACGTCAAGGCGATGACCCCAGGGCCGGAGCACGAGTGGCTGGCCTCCGGTGCCGGGCACTGGACGTTCAAGGGCAAGTTCTGGGACGGCTCCGGAGCGCCGCCGACCGAGTCGACGGGGACGGCGGAGCGGTCGATGCTGCTCGGTGGCCGCGTGGCGATGGAAAAGGTGGTGAGCGAGGTGATGGGAATGCCCTTCGAAGGGATGGGCCTGACCGGCTACGACAACGTCACCGGACGATACTGGTCGACCTGGAACGACAACATGTCGACCGGGGTGATGACGTCGACCGGGAGCTGCGACCGGGCGGCGAAGCTCTGCCGCTTCGAAGGGAGCTACTCGGATCCGATGAGCGGCAAGGTCAAGTCGAACCGGATGGAGCTGCAGCAGATCTCGCCGGACGAGGAGGTCGCACGCAGCTACGAGATCGGTCCGGACGGCAAGGAGCACCTGACGATGGAGCTCACCTACAGTCGCAAGCGCTGA
- a CDS encoding NAD-binding protein, whose amino-acid sequence MSRSRNRLLGLLVGLPVLLVLLAWLYSAGMERLEGKPRGFWQSLEWAAETLSTTGFGADATWNHPAMVLLVVAVQFVGVFLVFLVVPIYLIPFLEERFQRRAPRETPELGGHLVLYRHGSAVETLVEQVNRVGLPLVIAEEDEDAARRLAESGQRVVWGKMAENVLQRAHLDRARALIVNGSDHDNVVAILAARQSGFTGDILALVEEPAHRRPMALSGATHVFTPRHVLGAALAARASDKISPTVAGLESIGPQLRVRELRVERGSALDGRTLGEARVGSQTGAVLVGRWCGGRLESPLGAESRLAAGEVVVAAGSEGGLDRLALLLCPGSSRSHSGPIVVAGCGEVGRTVVDLLRSVGEEVLVVDRVARPGVDRVGDFLDGAVLEACRLDQARSVVLALDSDASTLFVTVLVRDKTPDATIIARVNQVDNIERIHLAGADFALSVSQVSGRILAHRLLGSDAVEIEPRLQVAGVVSSLLDGRTPREAGTRARTGCSIVGVERSGELTVEVGREFRFAPGDRVYFCGNREAIRRLQTMLPQGS is encoded by the coding sequence ATGAGCCGCTCGCGGAACCGGCTGCTCGGCCTGCTGGTCGGGTTGCCGGTCCTTCTCGTCCTCCTGGCCTGGCTCTACAGCGCCGGAATGGAGCGGCTGGAGGGGAAGCCGCGCGGCTTCTGGCAAAGCCTCGAGTGGGCGGCCGAGACCCTTTCGACCACGGGATTCGGCGCCGACGCGACCTGGAACCACCCGGCGATGGTTCTGCTCGTCGTCGCCGTTCAGTTCGTCGGCGTGTTCCTCGTCTTCCTCGTCGTGCCGATCTACCTCATTCCCTTTCTCGAGGAGCGCTTCCAGAGGCGCGCTCCGCGTGAGACGCCCGAGCTTGGCGGGCACCTCGTTCTCTATCGCCATGGCTCGGCGGTCGAAACGCTGGTCGAGCAGGTCAACCGCGTCGGCTTGCCGCTGGTCATCGCGGAAGAGGACGAGGACGCGGCGCGCCGTCTCGCCGAGTCGGGGCAACGCGTGGTCTGGGGAAAGATGGCGGAGAACGTCCTGCAGCGTGCCCACCTCGACCGGGCCCGGGCGTTGATCGTCAACGGCAGCGATCACGACAACGTCGTCGCGATCCTCGCCGCACGCCAGTCGGGGTTCACCGGCGACATCCTCGCCCTGGTGGAGGAGCCGGCCCATCGCCGTCCCATGGCGCTCTCGGGGGCGACGCACGTCTTCACCCCCCGCCATGTGCTCGGCGCCGCCCTGGCCGCGCGGGCGAGCGACAAGATCAGCCCGACCGTGGCAGGCCTCGAGTCGATCGGCCCGCAGCTTCGCGTGCGCGAATTGCGCGTCGAACGCGGCAGCGCGCTCGACGGTCGCACGCTCGGCGAGGCGCGTGTCGGCTCCCAGACGGGAGCCGTGCTGGTCGGCCGCTGGTGCGGTGGACGGCTCGAGTCCCCGCTCGGCGCGGAGAGCCGCCTTGCCGCCGGCGAGGTGGTGGTGGCCGCCGGGTCGGAGGGGGGGCTGGATCGGCTGGCCCTGCTGCTTTGTCCGGGTTCCTCGCGCTCGCACAGTGGACCGATCGTCGTCGCCGGGTGCGGCGAAGTGGGAAGGACCGTGGTCGACCTCCTGCGAAGCGTCGGTGAGGAGGTCCTGGTGGTCGATCGGGTGGCGCGACCGGGCGTCGACCGGGTGGGCGACTTTCTCGACGGCGCGGTGCTCGAGGCCTGTCGGCTCGATCAGGCGCGATCGGTCGTCCTGGCGCTCGACAGCGACGCCTCGACGCTCTTCGTCACCGTCCTGGTGCGCGACAAGACCCCGGATGCGACGATCATCGCGCGGGTCAATCAGGTCGACAACATCGAGCGCATCCACCTTGCCGGAGCCGATTTTGCCCTCTCGGTCTCGCAGGTCTCGGGGCGCATCCTGGCGCACCGACTGCTCGGTAGCGACGCCGTGGAGATCGAACCTCGTCTGCAGGTGGCCGGCGTGGTCTCGTCGCTGCTCGACGGCCGGACGCCGCGCGAGGCGGGTACCCGGGCGCGGACCGGCTGTTCGATCGTCGGCGTGGAACGGAGCGGCGAGTTGACGGTCGAGGTCGGACGGGAGTTTCGCTTCGCACCCGGCGACCGCGTCTACTTCTGTGGCAATCGCGAGGCGATCCGCCGGTTGCAGACCATGCTGCCTCAAGGCTCCTGA
- a CDS encoding PhnD/SsuA/transferrin family substrate-binding protein, translated as MAFQFAVSPDFAADRIGQWFLFNTWLQRQIGANVHLGIPADFAELRSSLRGDRLDLLYANPFDLAVAVRELGFTPIAAPVARADEAAVVVRADSEIHSVKDLRTPPRVVCTDAPDVEFIGRILLEPSGLERNTITVRQRPSYVVVAKELLGGTADVGFFLRRSFDELSELTRANLRVIGTSHIYVVRHALLAGPRLAERRGDILAALLGMAESDKGRGVLDELGLVEGWKEMTPDEAEFLIDLMETLID; from the coding sequence ATGGCCTTCCAGTTCGCCGTCAGCCCTGACTTCGCCGCCGACCGGATCGGCCAGTGGTTTCTCTTCAACACCTGGCTGCAGCGCCAGATCGGCGCGAACGTCCACCTCGGCATCCCCGCGGACTTCGCCGAGCTGCGCTCCAGCCTGCGCGGCGACCGCCTCGATCTGCTCTACGCCAACCCGTTCGACCTCGCCGTCGCGGTCCGCGAGCTCGGTTTCACGCCGATCGCCGCCCCGGTCGCCCGGGCCGACGAGGCCGCCGTCGTCGTCCGCGCCGACAGCGAGATCCACTCGGTCAAGGATCTGCGCACCCCGCCGCGCGTCGTCTGCACCGACGCCCCGGACGTCGAATTCATCGGCCGCATCCTCCTCGAGCCGTCAGGGCTCGAGCGCAACACGATCACGGTGCGCCAACGGCCGAGCTACGTCGTGGTCGCCAAGGAGCTCCTCGGCGGGACCGCCGATGTCGGGTTCTTCCTGCGTCGCAGCTTCGACGAGCTCTCCGAGCTCACGCGCGCGAACCTGCGGGTCATCGGCACCAGCCACATCTACGTCGTCCGGCACGCCCTCCTCGCCGGGCCGCGACTCGCGGAGCGGCGCGGCGACATCCTCGCGGCCCTGCTCGGCATGGCGGAGAGCGACAAGGGTCGGGGCGTCCTCGACGAGCTCGGCCTCGTCGAGGGATGGAAGGAGATGACCCCCGACGAGGCCGAGTTCCTGATCGACCTGATGGAAACGCTGATCGACTGA
- a CDS encoding roadblock/LC7 domain-containing protein, translating to MRSERLSEILRNLNSSSAEVEASAIISVDGLAIASALSEGIDEDRVGAMTAAMLSLGNRTATELRRGKLDQVMVKGERGYVLLCQAGTDAVLVVVAQENAKLGLIFLDAKRAAARIADAL from the coding sequence ATGAGATCGGAACGGCTGAGCGAGATCCTGCGCAACCTCAACAGCTCCTCCGCCGAGGTCGAGGCCTCGGCCATCATCTCGGTCGATGGCCTGGCCATCGCGTCGGCCCTCTCCGAAGGGATCGACGAAGACCGCGTCGGAGCGATGACCGCGGCGATGCTGTCGCTCGGGAATCGCACGGCGACGGAGCTGCGCCGCGGCAAGCTCGACCAGGTCATGGTCAAGGGCGAGCGCGGTTACGTGCTGCTCTGCCAGGCCGGAACCGACGCCGTCCTGGTGGTCGTCGCCCAGGAAAACGCCAAGCTCGGCCTCATCTTCCTCGACGCCAAGCGAGCGGCGGCGCGGATCGCCGACGCACTCTGA
- a CDS encoding PAS domain-containing protein has translation MLRDMTPEDAGGPACEHLLTYYDGTRRRVFVTEVETPFPAGELIVSQTDPAGIITMCNEAFILMSGYSREELMGAPHYILRHPDMPAIAFKGLWDTLAEGKKWHGYVKNLRKNGGFYWVYATVVANIREGRLTGYTSVRREPPRNKVEECGTLYRQLLEEERRSAGAR, from the coding sequence ATGCTGCGCGACATGACCCCCGAGGATGCTGGCGGACCCGCCTGCGAGCATCTCCTGACCTACTACGACGGCACCAGGCGTCGCGTCTTCGTCACCGAGGTCGAGACGCCCTTCCCCGCCGGCGAGCTGATCGTCTCGCAGACCGATCCGGCGGGGATCATCACCATGTGCAACGAGGCGTTCATTCTCATGTCGGGCTACTCGCGCGAAGAGCTGATGGGGGCGCCCCACTACATCCTGCGACACCCGGACATGCCCGCCATCGCTTTCAAGGGGCTCTGGGACACGCTCGCCGAAGGGAAGAAATGGCACGGCTACGTGAAGAACCTGCGAAAGAACGGCGGGTTCTACTGGGTCTATGCCACGGTGGTGGCCAACATCCGCGAGGGCCGGCTCACCGGCTACACCTCGGTGCGACGCGAACCGCCGCGCAACAAGGTCGAGGAATGCGGAACGCTCTATCGGCAGTTGCTCGAGGAGGAGCGCCGCAGCGCCGGCGCGAGGTGA
- a CDS encoding PAS domain-containing sensor histidine kinase, translated as MRAIGWRVVRRDWPFRGILRSAAERWLASRADAGPLAHPTPEELPLADLTATQSDEEAAAHRWTDGAGREWDIVLLRSGPSLFVMTSPAQGPNRRLAELALVYSTLARSRDAVVFTDVSGTLLGASPRWRRIYGYEPGEILGGNPRLINSRLHSRNFFQELWQDLTRRDLGTWSGELANRKKNGELVSVWQTITAYRGPDEPIIGYLGIARDLTSYREVQDRLLRGTQELERQSRMKDEQLTSVVHDLKAPLQGIIGHLDLAIERAEAGHRGRLSAHLTSARGAAMRLDTLVRSLLDLRQAEGGRLRLQIGRVSIHTLLRTSVDLQAAWASRKGITLELTESGPSRPAFVDELRIEEVVANLLSNAVRHSPEGGRIHIELAVGDDGRYRIRFDDEGPGIPEAERERVFEAYRQLSDDGAPRRDPSAIGWGLAISRTILALHGGTIRADRSPQGGCRMEISFPSNWGALRDRLWAAAVFDPAERIWPEISRRLRNHGIPCFVAASENDLLRLVDHELPNLFLADARAPRCGIDLRIQKLGDLIEPPLEIAVDAAPEDPATLRACGVSGFQPLLPAVLEIFPDLASPSGVGR; from the coding sequence ATGCGAGCGATCGGCTGGCGAGTTGTCCGGCGCGACTGGCCATTTCGGGGGATTCTCCGCTCGGCTGCGGAGCGGTGGCTCGCCTCTCGCGCCGACGCCGGCCCGCTCGCCCACCCGACGCCCGAAGAGCTCCCGCTTGCCGACCTGACCGCGACACAGTCTGACGAAGAGGCCGCGGCCCATCGGTGGACCGATGGTGCCGGCCGCGAATGGGACATCGTCCTGTTGCGCTCCGGCCCCAGTCTCTTCGTGATGACCAGTCCCGCGCAAGGGCCGAACCGGCGGCTGGCAGAGCTCGCCCTCGTCTACTCGACGCTGGCCCGCAGCCGGGACGCCGTGGTCTTCACCGACGTCTCGGGAACGCTGCTCGGTGCCAGCCCTCGCTGGCGGAGGATCTACGGCTACGAGCCCGGCGAGATCCTCGGCGGCAACCCTCGCCTGATCAACTCCCGACTGCACTCCCGGAACTTCTTCCAGGAGCTCTGGCAGGACCTGACGCGGCGCGATCTCGGCACCTGGAGCGGCGAGCTCGCCAACCGCAAGAAGAACGGCGAATTGGTGAGCGTCTGGCAGACGATCACCGCCTACCGGGGGCCTGACGAACCGATCATCGGCTACCTCGGCATCGCCCGCGACCTGACCTCCTACCGTGAAGTCCAGGACCGGCTGCTGCGCGGCACCCAGGAGCTCGAGCGCCAGAGCCGCATGAAGGACGAACAGCTCACCAGCGTCGTTCACGACCTCAAAGCGCCGCTACAAGGAATCATCGGCCATCTCGACCTCGCGATCGAGAGGGCGGAGGCGGGACATCGCGGACGACTCAGCGCCCACCTGACGAGCGCTCGCGGCGCCGCCATGCGGCTCGACACGCTCGTCCGGAGCCTGCTCGATCTGCGTCAGGCCGAAGGGGGCCGGCTGCGGTTGCAGATCGGACGCGTGTCGATCCACACCCTGCTGCGCACCTCCGTCGACCTCCAGGCCGCCTGGGCCTCCCGCAAGGGGATCACGCTCGAGCTTACCGAATCCGGTCCGAGTCGTCCGGCGTTCGTCGACGAGCTGCGCATCGAGGAGGTCGTGGCGAATCTCCTGTCGAACGCCGTCCGCCACTCCCCCGAAGGCGGGCGGATCCACATCGAGCTGGCGGTTGGAGACGACGGACGGTACCGCATCCGCTTCGACGACGAGGGCCCGGGCATCCCGGAGGCGGAGCGCGAGCGGGTCTTCGAGGCCTACCGCCAGCTGTCCGACGACGGCGCCCCGCGGCGCGATCCGTCGGCGATCGGCTGGGGTCTCGCGATCTCCCGGACGATTCTCGCGTTGCATGGCGGCACGATCCGGGCCGATCGCTCGCCGCAGGGCGGCTGTCGAATGGAGATCTCCTTCCCGTCGAACTGGGGCGCCTTGCGCGACCGCCTCTGGGCAGCCGCCGTCTTCGATCCGGCCGAGCGCATCTGGCCCGAGATCTCGCGGCGTCTGCGCAACCACGGCATCCCCTGCTTCGTCGCCGCAAGCGAGAACGATCTCCTGCGTCTCGTCGACCACGAGCTGCCCAATCTGTTTCTCGCCGATGCTCGTGCACCCCGCTGCGGGATCGATCTCCGCATTCAGAAACTCGGCGATCTGATCGAGCCACCGCTCGAGATCGCCGTCGACGCGGCGCCGGAGGACCCGGCGACCCTCCGAGCGTGCGGAGTCTCAGGATTCCAGCCGCTGTTGCCGGCGGTCCTGGAGATCTTCCCCGACCTCGCATCCCCCTCAGGGGTTGGGCGGTGA